One genomic region from Campylobacter concisus encodes:
- a CDS encoding capsid assembly protein: MDGSNIDNQMAVNDEINAQPSKTEIPTQTTDSKTTNSGQDAGLEITAEKSQDTHRQTYDPSEDFDYSRYENELRSTGDIGEASRKELYKTFPKNLVDNYIENLKVASAYVTEQAANQAYNLVGGKDDYTAMIAWASENLTEDEIEDYNEAINSGNQRRMNTAIKGLYARKSLASSNKPKLTMGDTSGGKLRDDTFLTRRDYANAIADERYNKSPQYRAEVDERLANTLKLGGFRQ; this comes from the coding sequence ATGGATGGTAGCAATATTGATAACCAAATGGCTGTTAATGACGAGATTAACGCTCAGCCAAGCAAGACAGAGATACCTACTCAAACAACTGATAGTAAGACCACTAACAGCGGACAAGATGCTGGTCTTGAAATCACAGCAGAGAAATCACAAGATACTCATAGACAGACTTATGACCCTAGCGAAGACTTCGATTACTCAAGATATGAGAATGAACTAAGAAGTACTGGAGATATAGGAGAAGCTTCACGCAAGGAGCTTTACAAAACATTTCCTAAAAATCTAGTGGATAACTATATAGAGAACCTAAAGGTAGCTTCGGCTTATGTAACAGAACAAGCAGCAAACCAAGCTTATAACTTAGTTGGTGGTAAAGATGATTACACAGCGATGATAGCTTGGGCTAGTGAAAACCTTACAGAAGATGAGATAGAAGACTATAACGAAGCTATAAATAGTGGCAACCAAAGACGTATGAATACAGCCATTAAAGGTCTATATGCAAGGAAAAGTCTAGCTAGCTCAAATAAGCCTAAGCTAACTATGGGAGATACAAGTGGTGGAAAACTTAGGGATGATACTTTCTTAACACGCAGAGATTATGCCAACGCAATAGCTGATGAGAGATATAACAAGAGCCCACAATATAGGGCAGAAGTAGATGAAAGACTAGCTAATACATTAAAGCTAGGTGGATTTAGACAATAA